One window of Leptolyngbyaceae cyanobacterium genomic DNA carries:
- a CDS encoding fumarylacetoacetate hydrolase family protein: MAKRYVRVQTAKGQIYYGLLQLNRSVILLDAPPWLQGQPTDSELPPDTYQLLAPCAPSKVVAVGKNYADHAAEMGSDVPKEPLLFLKPSTAVIPTEAPIWYPPQSERVDYEGELALVIGERCVDCTPQQAQAKIWGYTIANDVTARDLQQKDSQWTRAKGFDTFCPLGPWIVRELSPGARLQTFLNDREQPVQSAQIDEMVFGPDRLVSYISQIMTLLPGDVVLTGTPSGIGPIQVGDRVRVEIEGIGYLNNTVIPRPSIEVAQI, encoded by the coding sequence ATGGCGAAACGCTACGTTCGAGTTCAAACGGCTAAGGGACAGATTTATTACGGTTTACTGCAATTAAACCGTAGCGTCATCTTGCTTGATGCCCCACCCTGGTTGCAAGGACAACCTACTGATTCGGAGTTACCGCCGGATACTTATCAACTGTTGGCTCCTTGCGCGCCCTCCAAGGTAGTGGCAGTAGGTAAAAATTATGCCGATCACGCAGCGGAGATGGGATCGGATGTCCCAAAGGAACCGCTTTTATTTCTCAAACCGTCTACAGCAGTAATTCCCACAGAGGCTCCTATTTGGTATCCCCCTCAATCCGAGCGAGTTGATTACGAAGGGGAGTTAGCTTTAGTGATAGGAGAGCGATGCGTTGATTGTACGCCTCAGCAAGCTCAAGCTAAAATTTGGGGTTATACGATCGCTAATGATGTAACGGCGCGAGATTTACAACAAAAAGATAGCCAATGGACGAGAGCAAAAGGATTTGATACTTTTTGTCCTTTAGGCCCTTGGATCGTCCGAGAATTGAGTCCTGGTGCTAGATTGCAGACTTTTTTGAACGATCGCGAGCAACCAGTGCAATCGGCTCAGATCGATGAAATGGTGTTTGGGCCAGATCGGTTAGTTTCTTATATCAGCCAAATCATGACCTTGTTACCCGGGGATGTGGTGTTGACCGGGACTCCATCTGGTATTGGGCCAATCCAGGTGGGCGATCGCGTCCGCGTGGAAATTGAAGGTATTGGTTATTTGAACAATACTGTCATCCCCAGACCATCAATAGAAGTAGCTCAAATCTGA
- a CDS encoding nitronate monooxygenase family protein, giving the protein MKTLPSLQIGKYVARYPIVQGAMATRVSGANLAGAVANAGGIGVMSTVGLGLNSPFFMGDSHRRKINFFQANRLALIEQLQKARAISPNGIIGVNVLIATRNYRDLVRTAAENGADVIITGAGLPLDVPEYTRDYPDVALVPIVPSVDAAKQICQHWETEYDRIPDALIVQCSKTAGGHVSTNSPQIAQVIPELVHYLRCELGVVIPVIAAGGIWDRGDIDRMLALGASGVQIGTRFITTDECDADIRYKEFHLRASAEDVAIVPSPIGIPGRAIRNEFAEKAIANSADLERRCVANCLQSCLCRDRKETYCLIQALDRAATGDVENGLIFSSSNAGRADRIVSVAELMAELTQPATVGIPVAA; this is encoded by the coding sequence ATGAAAACTCTACCCTCACTGCAAATCGGAAAATACGTTGCCCGTTATCCCATCGTTCAGGGTGCAATGGCTACCCGCGTATCTGGGGCAAACTTAGCTGGAGCAGTTGCTAACGCAGGTGGCATTGGTGTCATGTCAACAGTTGGCTTAGGGCTGAATTCACCGTTCTTCATGGGAGACTCTCATCGCCGCAAAATCAACTTTTTTCAAGCTAATCGTTTGGCGCTGATCGAACAGTTGCAAAAAGCTCGCGCCATCAGCCCCAATGGAATTATCGGAGTGAATGTTTTAATTGCTACGCGAAATTATCGCGATTTGGTGCGGACTGCGGCAGAAAATGGGGCTGATGTGATAATTACGGGGGCGGGGTTACCGCTGGATGTGCCAGAGTATACGAGAGATTATCCAGATGTGGCCCTGGTGCCGATCGTACCCTCAGTAGATGCCGCTAAACAGATCTGCCAACATTGGGAAACGGAGTACGATCGCATTCCCGATGCCTTGATCGTTCAGTGTTCCAAAACCGCTGGGGGACACGTCAGCACCAATTCTCCGCAAATCGCACAAGTGATTCCAGAATTAGTGCATTACTTGCGCTGCGAATTGGGTGTGGTGATTCCGGTAATTGCGGCTGGCGGGATTTGGGATCGCGGCGATATCGATCGGATGTTGGCGCTAGGTGCTAGCGGCGTACAAATTGGCACTCGCTTTATCACTACCGATGAGTGCGATGCCGATATTCGTTATAAGGAATTTCATCTGCGGGCGAGTGCAGAAGATGTAGCAATTGTACCCAGTCCTATCGGGATACCGGGACGCGCCATTCGCAACGAGTTTGCCGAAAAAGCGATCGCTAATTCCGCAGATTTGGAACGGCGTTGTGTAGCCAATTGCTTGCAAAGTTGCCTTTGTCGCGATCGTAAAGAAACTTACTGCTTGATTCAAGCACTCGATCGGGCTGCCACAGGAGACGTGGAAAATGGTTTAATCTTTTCTAGCTCTAATGCGGGAAGGGCCGATCGCATTGTCTCAGTTGCCGAACTGATGGCAGAATTAACTCAGCCTGCTACTGTTGGGATTCCCGTGGCAGCCTAA
- a CDS encoding DUF3891 family protein has product MIVNQHQNGWEVIYHRAHALLAAVLAGHWRREYRPLRWAETIAAISHHDDLEKEWEGDHLTEAGTPLDFTLSNKSSLEKLRKLTTNSRYRGRWVAMLISMHMSFLNEGKRGESEELDRFLDEQKANQEKWQKELNLTKQEAEEAYAFMQWCDRLSLILCKRELPAGQRALEIATMPDGKRYEIMQRGDGTVAIAPWPFEEEKLTLGVEACYLTQVQFESNEELSQALQEAPIDSLEWQFVK; this is encoded by the coding sequence GTGATTGTTAATCAACACCAGAACGGTTGGGAAGTGATTTATCATCGCGCTCATGCTTTGCTAGCTGCTGTATTGGCAGGACATTGGCGAAGAGAATATCGACCATTGCGTTGGGCTGAAACGATTGCGGCAATTTCCCATCACGATGATTTAGAAAAGGAATGGGAAGGAGATCATTTAACAGAAGCAGGTACGCCTCTAGATTTTACTCTTAGTAATAAATCTTCCCTAGAAAAGCTAAGGAAACTAACTACAAATTCTCGCTACCGTGGCAGGTGGGTAGCAATGTTAATTTCTATGCACATGAGTTTTTTGAATGAAGGTAAAAGGGGAGAGTCAGAGGAGTTAGATCGATTTTTAGATGAACAAAAAGCCAATCAAGAGAAATGGCAAAAAGAATTAAATCTTACTAAGCAAGAAGCAGAGGAAGCTTATGCTTTTATGCAGTGGTGCGATCGCCTTTCCCTGATCCTCTGTAAGCGCGAGTTACCCGCCGGACAACGTGCTTTAGAAATCGCTACCATGCCGGATGGCAAGCGCTACGAGATTATGCAGCGTGGAGATGGAACGGTGGCGATCGCGCCTTGGCCATTTGAAGAGGAAAAGCTGACTCTCGGCGTGGAAGCGTGCTATCTGACTCAAGTGCAATTCGAGAGTAACGAGGAACTGTCACAAGCGCTTCAAGAAGCACCGATCGATTCTTTAGAGTGGCAATTTGTCAAGTGA
- the hemN gene encoding oxygen-independent coproporphyrinogen III oxidase, translating into MEILTENWLLEAILMAFATQNVYFDLDLIKKYDTPAPRYTSYPAATELTEEFTESDFRFAIKASNERNSPLSLYFHIPFCQSACYFCGCNVVVSNNKNIAIPYLEHLYQEIKQTSQLINRDKKVIQLHWGGGTPNYLTLPQVELLWENINENFPLDSQAEVSIEINPRYVDRNYIFFLRSLGFNRISFGIQDFNPRVQEAVNRIQPEKLLFDVMSWIKEAGFESVNVDLIYGLPYQNLSTFEDTVRKTIKLNPDRIAVFNFAYVPWMKAAQKNIAVETLPPPQEKLEILKMTIQELTDRGYVYIGMDHFAKPNDELAIAQRNRTLKRNFQGYTTQPETELFAFGATSISMLNDAYAQNHKHLKDYYQAVSSGVLPISKGVKLSRADILRRDVIMRIMSHFELHKEEIEEKYYIDFDDYFYPELEALKPLEEDGLVKITPHAIIVTEIGRLLVRNIAMVFDTHMETRTEKRLSRTI; encoded by the coding sequence TTGGAAATATTAACCGAAAACTGGTTATTGGAGGCAATTTTAATGGCGTTCGCTACCCAAAACGTTTATTTTGACTTGGATTTAATTAAAAAATACGATACTCCAGCACCTAGATATACTAGCTATCCAGCGGCGACGGAATTAACAGAAGAGTTTACCGAGTCAGACTTCCGATTTGCTATTAAAGCTTCTAATGAAAGAAATTCGCCACTTTCTCTTTACTTTCACATTCCTTTCTGCCAAAGCGCTTGTTATTTTTGTGGTTGTAATGTCGTAGTTTCTAACAATAAAAATATTGCCATTCCTTATTTAGAACATCTATATCAAGAAATTAAGCAGACATCCCAATTAATTAATCGGGATAAAAAAGTAATTCAACTCCACTGGGGCGGGGGAACGCCTAACTACCTCACTTTGCCACAAGTCGAATTACTTTGGGAAAACATCAACGAAAATTTTCCATTAGATTCACAAGCCGAAGTTTCTATCGAAATTAATCCCCGCTATGTAGACAGAAATTATATTTTCTTTCTCCGTTCCCTTGGGTTTAATCGAATTAGTTTTGGCATTCAAGATTTTAACCCCAGAGTGCAAGAAGCCGTCAACCGAATTCAACCAGAGAAGTTACTGTTTGACGTAATGAGTTGGATTAAGGAAGCGGGTTTTGAAAGCGTGAACGTCGATTTGATTTATGGTTTACCTTATCAAAATTTGTCAACATTTGAAGACACGGTAAGAAAAACGATTAAATTAAACCCCGATCGCATCGCTGTTTTTAATTTCGCTTACGTACCTTGGATGAAAGCAGCGCAAAAAAATATTGCTGTGGAAACTTTGCCGCCACCCCAAGAAAAGCTAGAAATCCTCAAAATGACTATTCAAGAACTTACCGATCGTGGTTATGTCTATATAGGAATGGATCATTTTGCAAAACCGAATGATGAATTAGCGATCGCGCAACGAAATCGCACCCTCAAACGCAATTTCCAAGGCTATACTACTCAACCAGAAACGGAATTGTTTGCTTTTGGCGCAACATCCATCAGTATGCTAAACGATGCCTACGCCCAAAACCACAAGCACTTAAAAGATTATTACCAAGCTGTGAGTTCGGGTGTTTTACCAATTAGTAAAGGTGTCAAATTAAGTCGTGCTGACATTCTCCGGCGAGATGTCATCATGAGAATTATGTCGCACTTTGAATTACACAAAGAAGAAATCGAAGAAAAGTATTACATCGATTTTGATGACTATTTTTATCCGGAACTAGAAGCTTTAAAACCTCTAGAAGAAGATGGATTGGTTAAAATAACTCCCCATGCAATTATCGTCACTGAAATTGGTAGGCTTTTAGTCAGAAATATTGCAATGGTGTTCGATACTCACATGGAAACTAGAACGGAAAAAAGACTTTCTAGAACAATTTGA
- the glyA gene encoding serine hydroxymethyltransferase: MNQTNLDFLAQSDPLVTEFIQQELDRQRDHLELIASENFTSAAVLAAQGSVLTNKYAEGLPGKRYYGGCEFIDKIEQLAIDRVKQLFGAAHANVQPHSGAQANFAVFLSLLQPGDTIMGMDLSHGGHLTHGSPVNVSGKWFKVCHYGVSQETEQLDYDRVRELALQHRPKLIVCGYSAYPRIIQFDKFRAIADEVGAYLLADIAHIAGLVATGHHPNPLPHCHVVTTTTHKTLRGPRGGLIMTNDPELGKQLDKAVFPGTQGGPLEHVIAAKAVAFGEALKPEFKTYSARVIENARALATRLQERNIKIVSGGTDNHLMLLDLRSIGMTGKRADQLVAEVNITANKNTVPFDTESPFVTSGLRLGSPAMTTRGMGVAEFTEIGDIIADRLLNPEDEVMAGECKQRVKKLCTSFPLYSHLTIPVPALA; this comes from the coding sequence GTGAATCAGACTAACTTAGACTTTTTGGCCCAATCCGATCCCTTAGTAACAGAGTTTATCCAACAGGAACTCGATCGCCAACGGGATCATTTAGAGTTGATTGCTAGCGAAAATTTCACCTCGGCTGCCGTTTTAGCAGCACAAGGCTCGGTTTTAACTAATAAATATGCAGAAGGGCTACCCGGCAAACGCTACTACGGCGGTTGCGAATTTATAGACAAAATAGAGCAACTAGCGATCGATCGCGTCAAGCAACTATTTGGGGCAGCCCACGCTAACGTGCAACCCCATTCCGGAGCCCAGGCTAATTTTGCCGTTTTCCTGTCCCTATTACAGCCTGGGGACACCATTATGGGCATGGACTTGTCCCACGGCGGACACTTAACCCACGGTTCACCGGTTAACGTATCGGGAAAATGGTTTAAGGTTTGTCATTATGGCGTCAGCCAGGAAACCGAGCAATTAGACTACGATCGAGTACGAGAACTAGCGCTGCAACACCGTCCGAAATTGATCGTTTGCGGCTATTCGGCTTACCCCCGCATCATTCAATTTGATAAATTTAGAGCGATCGCCGATGAAGTAGGCGCTTACCTGCTCGCCGACATCGCCCATATTGCCGGATTAGTAGCGACCGGTCATCATCCCAACCCCCTCCCCCACTGTCACGTGGTAACTACCACCACCCACAAAACTTTGCGCGGGCCAAGAGGCGGTTTAATCATGACCAATGACCCGGAACTGGGCAAGCAACTGGATAAAGCAGTTTTCCCAGGTACTCAAGGTGGGCCGCTCGAACACGTCATCGCCGCCAAAGCAGTTGCCTTTGGGGAAGCCCTCAAGCCGGAATTTAAAACCTATTCAGCCCGAGTGATCGAAAATGCTCGTGCATTAGCGACCAGACTGCAAGAAAGAAACATTAAGATCGTTTCCGGCGGCACTGACAACCACTTAATGCTGTTGGATTTGCGATCGATCGGCATGACTGGAAAACGCGCAGACCAACTAGTAGCTGAAGTTAACATCACAGCCAACAAAAATACCGTTCCCTTCGATACGGAGTCACCCTTCGTAACCAGTGGCTTGCGGTTGGGTTCTCCTGCCATGACTACTAGGGGTATGGGCGTAGCAGAGTTTACCGAAATAGGCGATATAATTGCCGATCGGTTACTGAATCCGGAAGATGAAGTAATGGCTGGAGAGTGCAAGCAGCGGGTGAAAAAACTCTGCACGAGCTTCCCTCTCTATTCCCACCTCACCATACCAGTACCAGCCCTCGCTTAG
- the hemJ gene encoding protoporphyrinogen oxidase HemJ — protein MAYFWYKTFHLVGIVVWFSGLFYLVRLFVYHAEAKDKPEPASTILKQQYELMEKRLYNFITTPGLILTAAMAIALITTEPDVLKDGWLHFKLGLVVVLIGYHFLCGWLIKRLAAEKCLWTSKQFRALNELPSVLLVMIVLLAVFKNSLPVNSAILSIVLLIVAMIATFQIYGKIRRRNQARAQLQSET, from the coding sequence ATGGCTTATTTCTGGTATAAAACATTTCACTTAGTTGGGATTGTCGTGTGGTTCTCTGGGTTATTTTACCTAGTACGCTTGTTTGTTTACCACGCTGAAGCAAAAGACAAACCAGAACCAGCTTCTACCATTCTCAAGCAGCAATATGAGTTGATGGAAAAACGCCTTTACAATTTTATTACCACGCCGGGATTGATTTTGACGGCAGCAATGGCGATCGCACTCATCACCACCGAACCTGATGTGCTAAAAGATGGCTGGTTACACTTCAAGTTGGGTTTGGTAGTTGTTTTAATTGGTTATCACTTTTTATGCGGTTGGCTAATCAAACGATTAGCAGCAGAAAAATGCCTATGGACTAGCAAGCAATTTAGGGCTTTGAACGAACTGCCTAGCGTACTTTTAGTAATGATTGTTCTGCTAGCCGTGTTTAAGAATAGCTTACCTGTTAACTCGGCTATTTTAAGTATTGTTTTGCTAATTGTGGCGATGATTGCTACTTTTCAAATCTATGGCAAAATTCGTCGTCGCAATCAAGCTAGGGCGCAATTGCAATCAGAAACTTAA
- a CDS encoding Glu/Leu/Phe/Val dehydrogenase translates to MVAPSLLPLETASPAHICPFDQACSYLDQAAKELQLDQGLSEVLSHPRKVVTVSIPVKLDNGEVRVLAGHRVQHCDVLGPYKGGIRYHPAVTLREVSALAMLMTWKCALVGIPYGGAKGGIAIDPARYSVGELERITRRYASELIKDIGPSVDIPAPDVGTSAREMAWIMDTYSMNVGHAVPGVVTGKPISIGGSRGREMATGRGVMIIVREALTEMGKSLAGAKIVIQGFGNVGGAAAWLFHEAGAKVLAVSDVSGGIFNPEGLDIPALKVYAAQNNRSIAGFPGSSPVTNSELLALPCDVLIPAALENQITEDNVHEVQAKIVAEAANGPVTLMADLALQSRGVTILPDILTNAGGVVVSYLEWVQGLSYVFWDEERVNREMEGLMVHAYHQVTKESNMRQVPFRVAAYTLGVGRVAQALADRGLYP, encoded by the coding sequence ATGGTTGCACCATCACTTCTACCGCTGGAAACGGCTTCTCCGGCGCATATTTGTCCGTTCGATCAAGCTTGCAGTTATTTAGACCAAGCAGCGAAAGAATTACAGCTAGACCAAGGATTATCAGAAGTTCTCAGCCACCCCCGCAAAGTAGTTACGGTGTCCATTCCCGTCAAATTGGATAACGGTGAGGTGCGCGTTTTAGCAGGACACCGGGTACAGCATTGCGATGTTTTGGGGCCATATAAAGGGGGAATTCGTTACCATCCAGCCGTTACGTTGCGAGAAGTATCGGCATTGGCGATGCTGATGACTTGGAAGTGTGCTTTAGTTGGCATTCCCTATGGAGGTGCAAAGGGCGGAATTGCGATCGATCCTGCACGCTACAGTGTAGGAGAGTTAGAGCGGATTACCAGACGTTATGCTAGCGAATTAATTAAAGATATTGGCCCTTCCGTTGATATTCCCGCCCCAGACGTCGGCACTTCTGCTCGCGAAATGGCCTGGATCATGGATACTTATTCGATGAATGTAGGCCATGCCGTACCGGGAGTAGTCACTGGTAAACCAATTTCGATCGGTGGTTCCAGAGGACGGGAAATGGCCACCGGACGTGGTGTAATGATTATCGTGCGGGAAGCCTTGACAGAAATGGGTAAATCCCTCGCAGGTGCAAAAATAGTCATCCAAGGATTTGGTAATGTTGGCGGTGCAGCGGCTTGGCTATTCCACGAAGCAGGCGCGAAAGTTTTAGCAGTTTCCGATGTATCTGGCGGCATCTTCAATCCAGAAGGCTTGGACATCCCAGCACTGAAAGTTTATGCTGCTCAAAATAACAGAAGCATTGCAGGTTTTCCTGGTAGTTCACCAGTTACCAACTCTGAATTGTTAGCTTTGCCTTGCGATGTGCTGATTCCAGCTGCATTGGAAAACCAAATTACCGAAGATAACGTCCATGAAGTGCAAGCCAAAATCGTGGCAGAAGCGGCTAATGGCCCAGTAACCTTGATGGCGGATTTGGCATTGCAATCGCGAGGCGTTACTATTCTGCCGGATATTTTAACTAATGCTGGTGGCGTAGTAGTGAGTTATCTGGAGTGGGTACAAGGTTTATCCTACGTTTTCTGGGATGAAGAACGAGTTAATCGGGAAATGGAAGGTTTGATGGTACACGCTTATCATCAAGTAACTAAAGAATCGAATATGCGACAAGTACCATTCCGAGTAGCCGCTTATACTTTAGGTGTGGGCAGAGTAGCCCAGGCTTTAGCTGACCGGGGTCTATATCCTTAA
- a CDS encoding MraY family glycosyltransferase produces MPYLYHLIAFLVSAVVVLLSTPIVKQIGLKSGLFDIPDKRKVHQRPMVRLGGVSIFAGTALALLFVWWSGGFVDTNGQILPPQEEYEIWGVTLGGLAFFLIGLADDLFGLSPFTRLLIQVIVASMAWKAGVQIQFLSIPSEGLVTLPDWVSLPITAVWLVGMVNATNWIDGLDGLAAGVSGIAAVVMMIVSLFMGQPAAALIVAALAGALLAFLRYNFNPAKIFMGDGGAYFIGFVLAAVGVIGLVKTTAVTSFVLPYLILAVPILDMSAVILDRIRHGKSPFIADKRHLHHRLMKAGLSHRLTVLFIYSLTLWAGSLALAFAGLPFGSVYGIAATVLLAYTSWKVWKHLDSIKDE; encoded by the coding sequence ATGCCTTATCTCTATCATCTGATTGCCTTCTTGGTTTCTGCTGTCGTTGTCCTCTTGAGTACGCCAATTGTCAAACAAATTGGCCTCAAAAGCGGACTGTTTGACATCCCAGATAAAAGAAAAGTTCACCAACGCCCAATGGTGCGATTGGGAGGCGTATCTATTTTCGCCGGAACCGCTCTAGCACTCCTATTCGTTTGGTGGTCTGGTGGGTTCGTAGATACCAACGGCCAAATTTTGCCCCCCCAAGAAGAGTATGAAATTTGGGGAGTTACTCTGGGAGGTCTGGCCTTTTTCCTGATTGGTTTAGCAGATGACTTATTTGGCTTGTCGCCTTTTACGCGACTGCTGATCCAAGTAATCGTGGCTAGCATGGCTTGGAAAGCGGGGGTGCAAATTCAATTTCTCTCGATCCCCAGCGAAGGATTGGTAACTTTGCCAGATTGGGTAAGTCTGCCGATCACGGCGGTCTGGTTGGTGGGAATGGTAAATGCTACTAACTGGATCGACGGTTTAGATGGATTAGCGGCTGGGGTATCGGGAATTGCAGCCGTGGTGATGATGATTGTCAGCTTGTTTATGGGTCAACCAGCCGCAGCTTTGATCGTGGCAGCTTTGGCTGGTGCATTGCTGGCTTTTCTACGCTATAATTTCAACCCCGCTAAAATCTTTATGGGAGACGGCGGTGCCTATTTTATCGGTTTCGTGTTGGCTGCCGTAGGAGTAATTGGATTAGTCAAAACTACTGCGGTTACTTCTTTCGTGCTGCCTTACTTGATTTTGGCAGTGCCGATTTTGGATATGTCAGCAGTGATTCTCGATCGCATCCGCCACGGCAAATCACCTTTTATTGCCGATAAACGACATCTGCACCACCGCCTGATGAAAGCTGGCTTGTCCCATCGCTTAACGGTTTTATTCATTTATTCTTTGACTCTTTGGGCTGGCAGTTTGGCATTGGCTTTTGCTGGTCTTCCCTTCGGATCGGTCTATGGTATTGCGGCAACGGTGCTGCTGGCTTACACTAGTTGGAAAGTTTGGAAGCATCTGGACAGCATCAAGGATGAATAA
- a CDS encoding GNAT family N-acetyltransferase, which translates to MKYSPPEHIQPTHDLTEFDCGKPLLNNWLRKQALKNEKERVSRTYVVCCEGKVVAYYSIASGSVIHSQVPNKIKRNTPDPIPVMILGKLAVDVNHAGKGLGKSLVKDAAQRILQASEIVGIRAILIHALDEDAQKFYVEKCGFTPSPVNPLLLLISLKEVQENLV; encoded by the coding sequence ATGAAATACAGCCCCCCAGAGCACATTCAACCGACACACGATTTAACAGAATTCGACTGTGGTAAACCTCTTCTAAATAACTGGTTGAGGAAACAAGCTCTCAAAAATGAGAAAGAGAGAGTATCCCGGACTTACGTTGTCTGTTGTGAGGGGAAAGTGGTGGCATACTACAGCATAGCTAGTGGCAGCGTTATCCACTCTCAAGTTCCTAACAAGATCAAGAGAAATACGCCAGATCCCATTCCGGTTATGATTTTAGGTAAGCTTGCGGTTGATGTTAACCATGCTGGGAAAGGACTTGGTAAGAGCTTAGTCAAAGATGCAGCACAGCGTATTTTACAAGCGTCTGAAATTGTTGGCATCAGAGCTATTTTAATCCATGCACTTGATGAGGACGCCCAAAAATTCTACGTAGAAAAGTGCGGTTTCACACCTTCTCCAGTTAACCCTCTACTCCTCTTGATTTCGCTGAAAGAGGTACAAGAAAACCTCGTCTAA
- a CDS encoding Tic20 family protein, with amino-acid sequence MSWRGSASIKDRVLASLPYILPLIEVYALGIFLYQDFPILRTLYIPLYPVMAIYAYLSLFIPYFGLVVFLALYLLIVRNERFLHFLRFNTMQALMLGIFSSLCQAILELLGLLRIPNVYNLLVSPVIPNISAPFIIEIVIDTVFLAVVVGSLYSIVQALRGLYAEIPVISEAAYAQTR; translated from the coding sequence ATGAGTTGGCGCGGCTCGGCATCCATCAAAGACAGAGTTTTAGCTAGTTTGCCATACATTTTGCCTTTAATTGAAGTGTATGCCTTAGGTATATTTTTATATCAAGACTTTCCCATTCTGAGAACGCTATATATACCGCTTTATCCGGTGATGGCGATTTATGCCTATCTCAGTCTTTTTATACCGTATTTTGGTTTGGTAGTATTTTTGGCACTCTATCTTTTGATTGTCAGAAATGAGAGATTTTTACACTTTTTACGTTTCAATACGATGCAAGCTTTGATGCTAGGGATTTTTTCATCTCTATGTCAAGCTATTCTAGAGCTACTGGGATTATTAAGAATACCAAATGTATATAATTTGCTAGTATCTCCGGTAATTCCTAATATCTCAGCGCCATTTATTATAGAGATCGTCATTGATACGGTTTTCTTAGCAGTCGTAGTTGGCTCTTTATATTCGATCGTGCAAGCTTTGCGGGGTCTTTATGCAGAAATCCCCGTGATCTCAGAAGCCGCTTACGCGCAAACTCGTTAA
- a CDS encoding pentapeptide repeat-containing protein, with protein MDIKEILEKYAAGERDFSHLDLSAAILRGSDLVKVNFTGTTLAQADLREVRLGRANLSKANLKEANLSESLLWGTDLTEANLDRAQLREADLSGAKIIQASLIEAKLGKACLNGANLNSANFTNAMLFEADFRPNSDQQTDLGYAIFKGADLCYANLSGAMLRRANLDGAKLCRAILRVWGTTKFYQTDLREASLQGADLSYADLTGVLLQNADLRGADLTETILSDVNLKGAIMPDGSVHE; from the coding sequence ATGGATATTAAAGAAATTTTAGAGAAATATGCGGCAGGAGAAAGAGATTTTTCTCACCTAGATTTGTCTGCGGCTATTTTGCGGGGTTCTGATTTAGTTAAAGTTAATTTTACAGGTACTACTCTCGCTCAAGCTGACTTGCGAGAAGTTAGATTGGGACGCGCTAATTTAAGCAAAGCCAATCTGAAAGAAGCTAACTTGAGTGAAAGTCTGCTTTGGGGAACGGATTTAACAGAAGCAAATCTCGATCGCGCTCAATTGCGGGAAGCCGATTTAAGCGGTGCCAAAATCATTCAAGCCTCTTTAATAGAAGCTAAACTCGGCAAAGCTTGTTTGAATGGCGCAAATTTAAACAGCGCTAACTTTACTAATGCAATGTTATTTGAAGCAGATTTTCGTCCCAATTCCGATCAACAAACCGATTTGGGATACGCAATTTTCAAAGGTGCGGATCTCTGCTATGCAAATCTCAGCGGTGCGATGCTACGTCGCGCTAATCTGGATGGCGCAAAACTCTGCCGCGCTATTTTAAGAGTTTGGGGAACCACCAAATTTTATCAAACTGATTTACGCGAAGCTAGTTTACAAGGAGCAGATCTTAGCTACGCCGATTTGACAGGGGTCCTGTTACAGAATGCCGATCTAAGAGGCGCAGATTTAACTGAAACTATTCTCAGCGACGTTAATTTAAAAGGCGCAATTATGCCAGATGGTAGCGTTCATGAGTGA
- a CDS encoding DUF1778 domain-containing protein, with amino-acid sequence MAILNKKTKAKRSELVNMRIEPNQLDLIDTAASLCGKSRTAFILDAAHLAAQQALLEQRLFILNDEQWEAFNKALDAPPAKNEKLRQLLQAKAPWE; translated from the coding sequence ATGGCAATTTTAAATAAAAAAACAAAGGCTAAACGCTCTGAACTAGTCAATATGAGGATTGAGCCAAATCAACTCGATCTCATAGATACTGCTGCCAGCCTCTGTGGTAAGAGCCGAACTGCTTTTATACTGGATGCTGCACACTTAGCAGCGCAGCAAGCGTTGTTAGAACAAAGATTGTTTATTCTTAACGATGAACAATGGGAAGCCTTCAACAAAGCTCTTGACGCCCCTCCCGCGAAAAATGAAAAACTGCGCCAATTACTTCAAGCAAAAGCCCCTTGGGAGTAA